From the genome of Asterias amurensis chromosome 17, ASM3211899v1, one region includes:
- the LOC139949829 gene encoding uncharacterized protein, with translation MPTNYNYPAPCGVCLGVFHIIFGLGSCGCGIAAIVLGHYLFEYAVGIWAGIAFYTVTGLLGVCSGSRNNCTVTGYYVMSIVSVFVAMGQMGFYCYTTVYVADICYYYSFCPDAAIDSLIVSSIALSLGFFEWIMAMASACASCSCCCGGGPPPPLQTVVVQAVQPQYQQPMPGYSQKPDGLASAPPVYVNPSYDGVIENVSMPNERPLPNTPDMKNY, from the exons ATGCCGACCAACTACAACTACCCAGCACCGTGTGGGGTGTGCCTCGGTGTCTTCCACATTATATTCGGGCTCGGATCATGCGGATGCGGTATCGCTGCGATTGTCTTGGGCCATTATTTGTTTGAATATGCTGTAGGAATATGGGCTGGAATAGCA TTTTACACTGTGACTGGTTTACTTGGAGTATGTTCTGGATCCAGAAATAACTGCACG GTGACTGGATATTACGTCATGTCAATCGTAAGCGTGTTTGTGGCAATGGGTCAGATGGGTTTCTATTGCTATACCACTGTGTATGTTGCCGATATATGTTATTACTACAGCTTCTGCCCGGATGCAGCG attgatagTTTGATCGTGAGTTCCATCGCCCTCTCGTTGGGTTTCTTCGAATGGATCATGGCAATGGCATCTGCCTGTGCATCTTGCAGCTGCTGCTGCGGTGGAGGACCTCCACCACCACTTCAAACAGTCGTG GTTCAAGCCGTTCAGCCGCAATACCAGCAACCGATGCCAG GCTACAGCCAGAAACCAGATGGGTTGGCGAGTGCTCCACCAGTCTACGTCAATCCATCATATGACGGTGTCATCGAAAACGTATCTATGCCAAACGAAAGGCCTCTGCCCAATACACCTGATATGAAAAACTACtga